The following are encoded together in the Vigna unguiculata cultivar IT97K-499-35 chromosome 2, ASM411807v1, whole genome shotgun sequence genome:
- the LOC114173393 gene encoding putative transferase At4g12130, mitochondrial, producing MNRVALAKSLARRCRGIHHTTWKSFGNRCESQVQSAGPLGSLLKSRSVIRFRGPDTLKFLQGLLTNDVRRLGDPIGEKTENLPTPNVPATSVPPIYAALLTPQGRFLYDLFLYKPPTTDTKLDNTGSAPESNSDRPFHLFADVDASVLDELLQTFNKYRLRSKVDIDDVSSDFSCWQRYGTGLPEKSSQVEEPEAASVGWGAGVDSTAMSSSHGSDSGWQWFKDPRLTSLGFRGIFPSNITPPLIEVDKETDEQNFFMWRIEKGVAEGSTEIPKGEAVPLEYNLAGLNAISFDKGCYVGQELIARTHHRGVIRKRIVPLKFLDNDGKELVSKVIPGSEVINTASGKKSGTVTTVLGCRGLGLLRLEEALKGSSALSIQGQEDVKVVASRPDWWPSEWLQDHGQHAAFA from the exons ATGAATCGCGTAGCATTGGCCAAATCCCTTGCCCGCCGTTGCAGAGGCATTCACCACACTACGTGGAAGAGTTTCGGTAACCGTTGCGAAAGCCAGGTCCAAAGTGCCGGGCCCTTGGGCTCTCTTCTCAAGTCCCGTTCCGTTATACGGTTCCGCGGGCCTGACACCCTCAAGTTCCTACAGGGCCTCCTTACCAACGATGTACGGAGGTTGGGTGACCCCATTGGTGAGAAAACCGAAAACTTGCCCACGCCGAACGTGCCTGCTACTTCGGTTCCTCCTATTTATGCTGCCTTATTGACCCCTCAAGGGAGATTCCTCTACGACCTCTTTCTCTATAAGCCTCCCACGACGGACACCAAGCTCGATAACACCGGTTCTGCTCCTGAGTCCAATTCCGATAGACCCTTTCATTTGTTTGCTGACGTGGATGCTTCTGTGTTGGATGAATTGTTGCAAACCTTCAACAA ATACCGGTTGAGGTCAAAGGTTGACATTGATGATGTTTCAAGTGATTTCTCATGCTGGCAACGTTATGGTACTGGCCTTCCCGAGAAGTCTTCACAAGTAGAAGAACCAGAAGCAGCCTCTGTTGGCTGGGGTGCTGGTGTCGATAGTACTGCAATGTCATCTTCGCATGGGAGTGATAGTGGGTGGCAATGGTTCAAGGATCCCAGATTGACCTCTCTTGGTTTCAGAGGGATCTTCCCATCGAATATAACTC CCCCTCTCATTGAGGTTGACAAAGAGACCGATGAACAGAATTTCTTTATGTGGAGAATAGAGAAGGGAGTTGCTGAAGGATCAACAGAGATTCCAAAAG GTGAGGCGGTACCGCTGGAGTATAATCTTGCAGGTCTTAATGCAATTAGCTTTGATAAAGGTTGCTATGTTGGCCAAGAACTCATTGCTCGTACACATCACAGGGGGGTAATTCGGAAGCGGATAGTTCCTCTAAAGTTTTTGGACAACGATGGGAAAG AGTTAGTAAGCAAAGTCATTCCAGGCTCAGAAGTAATAAACACAGCATCCGGCAAAAAATCTGGTACAGTGACTACTGTCCTAGGATGTCGTGGTCTGGGGCTCTTGCGATTAGAGGAAGCTTTAAAGGGGTCCAGTGCCTTGTCCATTCAGGGACAAGAGGATGTGAAGGTTGTCGCTAGTAGACCTGATTGGTGGCCTTCTGAATGGCTTCAAGATCATGGACAGCACGCTGCTTTTGCCTAG